The following are encoded in a window of Amblyraja radiata isolate CabotCenter1 chromosome 7, sAmbRad1.1.pri, whole genome shotgun sequence genomic DNA:
- the ftcdnl1 gene encoding formiminotransferase N-terminal subdomain-containing protein, whose translation MALQKLSLRLAVCLLNISEARKKDVVERVAKAALWNNQGEKKIQTTVLNIFSDYDYNRSVITLVGPVETLGNSVLTACVEAFNLIDMSAHVGIHPCLGAVDLVPIYPLSDSVSLEECGRVACDVAEKLTLDVPDCSLFYFGYADQPLKRTLVQRRKELKWFNRSSLKGTERKADVGAAISSRCGLTGVGASPYVINCNVTIDTQDLNIGRQIACAVRGANVGGLAGIQAMAFPHEGTVEIACNVESCKGEISSPLTEEKEKHISYCIQGEEYVYFSPSSIEKHIKKLANNFGVATVGTALIGFTPERCKNLAEKAIGEGTGEFWKKRKVLTM comes from the exons ATGGCATTGCAAAAATTAAGTCTCCGCTTGGCTGTGTGTTTGCTGAATATTTCTGAAGCTAGAAAGAAAGACGTTGTGGAAAGGGTCGCTAAAGCTGCACTCTGGAATAACCAAG GAGAGAAGAAAATACAAACAACTGTGCTGAACATATTTTCAGATTATGATTACAACAGATCAGTTATAACTCTTGTTGGTCCAGTTGAGACATTGG GGAACTCGGTTTTGACAGCATGTGTTGAAGCATTTAATTTAATTGACATGAGCGCTCATGTTGGCATTCACCCCTGCCTTGGAGCAGTGGACCTTGTCCCCATCTACCCTCTCTCGGACTCCGTTAGCCTCGAGGAGTGTGGCAGAGTGGCTTGCG ATGTTGCTGAAAAGTTAACCCTCGATGTGCCGGATTGCAGTCTCTTTTATTTTGGATAtgctgatcaacctctcaaacgaACCCTGGTCCAACGCAGAAAAGAACTGAAATGGTTTAACCGGAGCAGTTTGAAGGGCACGGAAAGGAAGGCAGATGTGGGAGCTGCGAtttcctccagatgtggtttAACAG GTGTTGGTGCCAGCCCCTATGTTATTAACTGCAATGTGACCATAGACACGCAGGATCTGAACATCGGCCGACAGATTGCCTGCGCCGTCCGCGGAGCCAATGTTGGTGGCCTCGCGGGTATCCAGGCGATGGCCTTTCCTCATGAGGGTACTGTGGAGATTGCCTGTAACGTGGAGAGCTGTAAAGGTGAAATTTCGTCACCTCTGACAGAAGAGAAGGAGAAACACATTTCTTATTGCATTCAGGGTGAAGAATACGTGTACTTCTCCCCAAGTTCTATCGAGAAGCATATTAAAAAACTGGCTAATAACTTTGGAGTTGCTACAGTGGGCACTGCGTTAATTGGTTTTACACCTGAACGTTGCAAGAATTTGGCAGAAAAGGCCAtaggggaaggaactggagagTTTTGGAAGAAGCGCAAGGTCCTTACAATGTAA
- the c7h2orf69 gene encoding UPF0565 protein C2orf69 homolog has protein sequence MIRVNLLWTLSSAWFDRSSSQRLRLCLSAVHWFGWRLATGEGSGGGDIDVDVGCRALGRCQLPALRPLCGRGLVAMSGRVGAAEAEAAGPGVEVLKLSGVPGWGPGKSNDLLLGLGGRGASRHHLLYFPGDVQDYHDLMIRHPENVRWQQWSLEEVAILLFHRFPNSHIWIIKASRMHLHKFNCYDNFVQSNLFGAPEHSSDCRAFKHLYSLLMNGFKEARTVLRSRTNTDGKSHDSFTAAHDEACSGHSKIANGLASKNDLSTPSLSGNYTEVENQKCTDPSLKFTLIGFSKGCVVLNQLLYELNEAQKDKELAAFINNITAMYWLDGGHAGGSNTWVTDPEILKGLAKTGIPVHAHVTPYQVRDGMRAWIGKEHMKFIRLLGEFGAKVTNQLHFENETPSLGNHFRVLQVF, from the exons ATGATTCgggtcaacctcctctggaccctctccagtgcatgGTTTGACAGGAGTAGTTCGCAGCGTCTCCGTCTCTGTCTCAGTGCCGTTCACTGGTTTGGGTGGCGACTGGCGACTGGCGAGGGTTCAGGGGGCGGGGATATTGATGTTGATGTTGGCTGCAGGGCGCTAGGACGCTGCCAGCTCCCCGCTCTCCGGCCGCTCTGTGGCCGGGGCCTAGTGGCCATGAGCGGGCGGGTCGGGGCAGCAGAGGCCGAGGCCGCTGGgcccggggtggaggtgctgaagCTGAGCGGGGTTCCGGGCTGGGGCCCGGGCAAGAGCAACGACCTGCTACTGGGGCTGGGCGGGCGCGGCGCCAGCCGGCACCACCTGCTCTACTTCCCGGGAGACGTGCAG GATTATCATGATCTGATGATACGCCATCCAGAAAATGTTCGCTGGCAGCAATGGAGTCTCGAAGAAGTTGCCATTTTACTATTCCATCGTTTTCCTAACAGTCACATATGGATCATAAAGGCTTCCCGGATGCATCTACACAAGTTCAATTGCTATGACAACTTTGTGCAAAGCAATTTGTTTGGTGCTCCTGAACATAGCTCTGACTGCAGGGCTTTCAAACACTTGTATTCACTGTTGATGAATGGGTTTAAGGAAGCACGCACTGTTCTGCGCTCACGGACAAATACTGATGGAAAGTCTCATGATTCATTTACAGCTGCCCACGATGAAGCCTGTAGTGGTCATTCTAAAATTGCAAATGGCCTCGCTTCTAAGAATGACCTGAGTACTCCAAGTCTCTCTGGAAATTAcacagaggttgaaaaccagaaaTGCACTGACCCTTCATTGAAATTTACATTGATTGGTTTCAGCAAAGGTTGCGTGGTATTGAACCAGCTACTGTATGAATTGAATGAAGCGCAAAAGGACAAGGAACTAGCTGCCTTCATCAACAACATTACAGCAATGTATTGGTTGGATGGTGGCCATGCAGGGGGAAGTAATACCTGGGTCACTGATCCAGAAATCCTGAAGGGATTAGCCAAAACAGGTATTCCTGTGCATGCACACGTGACACCTTATCAAGTGCGGGATGGCATGAGGGCTTGGATTGGGAAAGAGCATATGAAATTCATTCGACTCTTGGGGGAGTTTGGTGCTAAAGTGACAAACCAGCTTCATTTTGAAAATGAAACCCCTTCTCTGGGTAATCATTTTAGGGTTCTTCAAGTGTTCTGA